Proteins from a single region of Nodularia sp. LEGE 06071:
- a CDS encoding prohibitin family protein — protein sequence MKSQQLGNWQTTVFGIVLALIVLVGLNSFVILNPGQAGVISILGKARDGALLEGIHIKPPLVSVVDVYDLTVQKFEVPAESSTKDLQNLSARFAINFRLDPTRVVEVRRKQGTLANIVSKIIAPQTQEAFKIAAARRTVEEAITKRSELKEDFDLALSDRLAKYGIIVLDTSVVDLNFSPEFARAVEEKQIAEQRAQRAVYIAREAEQQAQADVNRAKGRAEAQRLLAETLKAQGGQLVLQKEAIEAWRNGGSQMPRVLVMGGEAKGGVPFIFNLGNDPNKS from the coding sequence TTGAAAAGTCAGCAATTGGGGAATTGGCAAACCACAGTTTTTGGAATTGTGTTAGCACTAATTGTCCTCGTCGGACTAAATTCCTTTGTAATTCTCAACCCAGGACAAGCAGGAGTCATCAGCATCTTAGGTAAAGCTAGAGATGGTGCGCTACTAGAAGGCATTCACATTAAACCACCACTTGTATCAGTAGTTGATGTGTATGATTTGACAGTACAAAAATTTGAAGTCCCCGCCGAAAGTTCTACGAAGGATTTGCAAAATTTATCAGCAAGATTTGCCATTAACTTTCGCCTTGACCCCACAAGGGTAGTGGAAGTGAGAAGAAAGCAAGGAACCTTAGCAAATATTGTCTCAAAAATCATTGCTCCTCAGACACAGGAAGCGTTTAAAATCGCGGCTGCTAGAAGAACAGTAGAAGAAGCAATTACCAAAAGGAGTGAATTAAAAGAAGACTTTGATTTAGCTTTGAGCGATCGCTTGGCTAAATATGGGATAATTGTGCTAGATACTAGCGTAGTTGACTTGAATTTCTCGCCAGAATTTGCCAGAGCTGTAGAAGAAAAACAAATAGCTGAACAACGGGCGCAAAGAGCAGTTTATATCGCGCGGGAAGCTGAACAACAAGCACAAGCAGATGTGAATCGCGCCAAGGGTAGAGCCGAAGCTCAAAGACTCTTAGCAGAGACTCTCAAAGCCCAAGGTGGGCAGTTGGTTCTGCAAAAAGAAGCAATTGAAGCTTGGAGAAATGGCGGCTCTCAAATGCCCAGAGTCCTCGTTATGGGTGGTGAAGCCAAAGGCGGTGTGCCATTCATTTTCAACCTCGGAAATGACCCAAATAAATCATAA
- a CDS encoding four helix bundle protein encodes MEKEPIKSHEDLEVYKLAFDVAMKIFELSKKFPVEEKYSLTDQIRRSSRSVCANLAEAWRKRRYEAAFVAKLSDSESEAAETQTWLKFAVKCNYLDVETGRELYGAYNRILSILVTIINNPTPWLLKR; translated from the coding sequence ATGGAAAAAGAACCAATTAAAAGTCATGAAGACTTGGAAGTTTACAAACTGGCATTTGATGTTGCCATGAAAATTTTTGAATTATCAAAGAAGTTTCCTGTAGAAGAGAAGTATTCATTGACAGATCAAATTCGTCGTTCATCTCGTTCTGTTTGTGCAAATCTTGCAGAAGCATGGAGAAAGCGTCGTTATGAAGCAGCTTTTGTAGCTAAACTAAGTGATTCTGAGTCCGAGGCAGCAGAAACGCAAACTTGGCTTAAGTTCGCGGTTAAATGTAATTATTTAGATGTGGAAACAGGTAGAGAACTTTATGGAGCCTACAATCGCATTTTAAGCATTCTAGTAACTATTATCAACAACCCAACACCCTGGCTGTTAAAACGCTAA
- a CDS encoding ABC transporter ATP-binding protein, which translates to MTVAIAFKYHKVSNRRRHSVHPLQRLLDYGHEYRQQIWLAIVCSILNKLFDLAPPALIGIAVDVVVQQQDSIIAQFGVQDVFGQFLILSLLTVITWILESFFEYRYKLLWRNLGQKIQHNLRLDAYKHLQELELAYFEERSTGGLMSILSDDVNQLERFLDVGANDIIQVITTVVIIGGAFFVLAPSIAWMAILPMPFILWGSVAFQKLLAPRYADVREKVGLLNGRLSNNLSGITTIKSFTAEEYEAGRLEIESLAYKQSNSKAIALSAAFIPLIRMLILISFTALLLFGGMEAVAGRMSVGAYSVLIFLIQRLLWPLTRLGDTFDLYQRAMASTNRVMNLLDTPFAIHPGNMALPVDAVRGEVEFHNVSFAYQDRLPVIENLSLRVTAGNTIAIVGSTGSGKSTLVKLLLRLYEVKSGKITVDGMALPDLNLQDLRRCIGLVSQDVFLFHGTVAENIAYGSFEATDSEIMKAATVAEAHEFIMELPQGYETIVGERGQKLSGGQRQRIAIARAILKNPPILILDEATSAVDNETEAAIQRSLERITVDRTTIAIAHRLSTIRNADCIYVMEHGKLIESGTHEQLLDKDGIYASLWRVQSGVR; encoded by the coding sequence ATGACTGTGGCTATAGCATTTAAATATCATAAAGTATCAAACAGACGTAGGCATTCAGTACACCCTCTTCAGCGCTTGCTTGACTACGGACACGAGTATCGGCAACAAATTTGGCTGGCTATTGTTTGTTCTATCCTGAATAAACTTTTTGATTTAGCGCCACCAGCATTAATTGGGATTGCGGTGGATGTGGTAGTTCAGCAGCAGGATTCTATCATTGCTCAGTTCGGTGTTCAAGATGTCTTTGGGCAATTTTTGATTCTTTCTTTGCTCACCGTTATCACTTGGATTTTAGAATCATTTTTTGAATATCGCTACAAGTTATTGTGGCGTAACTTAGGGCAGAAGATTCAGCATAATTTGCGTTTGGATGCATACAAACACCTGCAAGAGTTGGAATTGGCTTATTTTGAGGAACGCAGCACTGGCGGTTTAATGTCTATCCTCAGTGATGATGTTAACCAATTAGAGCGGTTTTTGGATGTGGGTGCAAATGACATCATTCAAGTAATCACAACTGTGGTGATTATTGGCGGGGCATTTTTTGTTTTAGCTCCTAGTATAGCTTGGATGGCAATTTTGCCCATGCCGTTTATTCTCTGGGGTTCGGTAGCTTTTCAGAAGTTGCTAGCACCGCGTTATGCTGATGTCCGCGAAAAGGTAGGTTTACTCAATGGACGTTTGTCTAATAATCTCAGCGGTATTACTACCATTAAGAGTTTCACGGCTGAGGAGTATGAAGCCGGACGTTTAGAGATAGAAAGTCTAGCTTATAAACAAAGTAACTCGAAAGCGATCGCACTATCTGCGGCTTTTATTCCGTTGATTCGGATGTTGATTTTAATCAGTTTTACAGCTTTACTCCTGTTTGGCGGGATGGAAGCAGTGGCTGGGAGAATGTCTGTAGGCGCTTACAGTGTATTAATATTTTTAATCCAGCGTTTACTTTGGCCTTTAACTCGGTTAGGCGATACCTTTGATTTATATCAACGGGCGATGGCTTCTACTAATCGGGTGATGAATTTATTGGATACTCCCTTTGCTATTCATCCGGGGAATATGGCTTTACCGGTGGATGCGGTACGGGGGGAAGTGGAGTTTCACAATGTGAGTTTTGCGTATCAAGATAGATTACCAGTGATTGAAAATCTGTCTTTGCGTGTGACCGCCGGAAATACAATTGCGATTGTCGGTTCTACTGGTTCGGGTAAAAGCACTTTAGTTAAACTTTTATTGCGGTTGTATGAGGTGAAATCTGGGAAAATTACCGTAGATGGGATGGCATTACCAGATTTAAACTTGCAGGATTTGCGCCGCTGTATTGGTTTGGTGAGTCAGGATGTGTTTTTGTTTCATGGTACGGTGGCGGAGAATATTGCCTATGGCAGCTTTGAGGCTACAGATTCAGAGATCATGAAAGCGGCTACGGTGGCTGAGGCGCATGAATTTATTATGGAACTGCCCCAAGGTTATGAGACAATTGTGGGGGAGCGTGGTCAAAAGTTATCTGGTGGACAACGACAAAGAATTGCGATCGCACGTGCAATACTCAAGAATCCGCCTATTTTGATTTTAGACGAAGCTACCTCGGCAGTGGATAATGAAACGGAAGCGGCTATTCAGCGATCGCTCGAACGGATTACAGTGGATAGAACTACCATTGCGATCGCTCATCGTCTCTCTACTATCCGTAATGCTGATTGTATTTATGTGATGGAGCATGGGAAGTTGATTGAGTCGGGGACTCATGAGCAATTACTAGATAAAGACGGTATTTATGCAAGCCTCTGGCGTGTGCAAAGTGGGGTAAGATAG
- a CDS encoding type II toxin-antitoxin system VapC family toxin: protein MVIGEGNPVFLDTNILVYASQIQSPFHITAISAMQSLYDVGVDLWISRQILREYLATLTRTQQFTNPLPITTVIEDVVYFQTRFRVAEDSSLVTDRLLNLIKEIPSGGKQIHDANIVATMLVYNIPQLLTHNTSDFARFANLITVLPLQT from the coding sequence ATGGTGATTGGGGAAGGTAATCCTGTTTTTTTAGATACAAATATCCTCGTATATGCTAGTCAAATTCAGTCTCCATTTCACATAACCGCGATCTCAGCTATGCAAAGTTTATATGATGTGGGTGTGGACTTGTGGATTAGCCGACAAATATTGCGGGAATATTTAGCTACTCTTACCCGTACTCAACAATTTACCAACCCATTACCCATTACAACAGTAATTGAGGATGTTGTCTATTTTCAAACCCGTTTTCGGGTAGCTGAAGATAGTTCTCTGGTAACAGATAGGTTACTAAATCTCATTAAGGAAATTCCTAGTGGTGGTAAACAAATTCATGATGCAAATATTGTTGCCACTATGCTAGTTTACAATATCCCTCAATTACTCACCCACAACACAAGTGACTTTGCCAGATTTGCTAACTTAATTACTGTCTTACCTCTACAAACATAA
- a CDS encoding DUF790 family protein, whose translation MLPTDLLSHRQNGEEIIPKRLKIDHKSMELGNELIGCFEEAKGKSQGVLERQLLDLEGDATDYRVKRGLAYILKSSFCTFEVVSPLEPPMLRERVFALAAKSVPSGESTQVTLTKIADELSQELEREVLLEQVRDGLYADLAENKILTNFDAPSPVDLLNRYNLSQVQGIFYKASKLILNAHRNVPGEYKLLFRYLKLFQLMAYIEGDADHGFTITVDGPTSLFNPSTRYGLAIAKLIPALLHVTKWSLSATLQTRDAYTKAWNTGRFTLNSECGLVSHYSKGKPYDSMLESSFADKWDALKTDWVLEREVDLLPVPGSVMIPDFRLVHPDGRDYLLEIVGYWRPEYLQKKFYQVRSSGCSNLILAISERLNLEKAGVKLDNVPAKIVWFKDKLLPKAVLAVIEDDV comes from the coding sequence ATGTTACCGACGGATTTACTGAGTCATCGCCAAAACGGAGAGGAAATAATTCCGAAGAGGTTGAAGATTGATCACAAAAGTATGGAGTTGGGGAATGAGTTGATTGGTTGTTTTGAGGAGGCGAAAGGGAAGTCTCAGGGGGTTTTGGAACGTCAACTTTTGGATTTGGAGGGTGATGCTACTGATTATCGGGTGAAGCGGGGTTTGGCTTATATTCTTAAGAGTAGTTTCTGCACTTTTGAGGTGGTGAGTCCTCTGGAACCGCCTATGTTACGGGAACGGGTGTTTGCTTTGGCGGCGAAGTCGGTTCCTAGTGGGGAGTCTACTCAGGTGACTTTAACTAAGATTGCTGATGAGTTGAGTCAGGAATTGGAACGTGAGGTTTTATTAGAACAGGTGCGCGATGGTTTATATGCTGATTTGGCGGAAAATAAGATTTTAACTAATTTTGATGCGCCGAGTCCGGTGGATTTATTAAATAGATATAATTTGTCTCAGGTACAGGGAATTTTTTATAAAGCCAGTAAGTTAATTTTAAATGCTCATCGTAATGTTCCTGGGGAATATAAGCTGTTATTTCGTTATTTGAAGTTGTTTCAATTGATGGCTTATATTGAAGGTGATGCTGACCACGGGTTTACAATTACCGTGGATGGACCGACGAGTTTATTTAATCCTAGTACAAGATATGGACTAGCGATCGCTAAATTAATTCCGGCTTTACTTCATGTGACAAAATGGAGTCTTTCCGCCACGTTACAAACTCGCGATGCGTACACGAAAGCATGGAACACAGGAAGATTTACCCTCAATTCTGAATGTGGTTTGGTATCTCACTATTCCAAAGGTAAACCTTACGATAGTATGCTAGAGTCATCCTTTGCCGATAAATGGGATGCACTTAAAACAGATTGGGTATTAGAGCGAGAAGTGGATTTATTACCTGTTCCTGGTAGTGTAATGATTCCCGATTTTCGGTTAGTCCATCCTGATGGTCGTGATTATTTATTAGAAATAGTTGGTTATTGGCGACCAGAATATTTACAAAAGAAATTTTATCAAGTGCGGAGTTCTGGATGTAGCAATTTAATTTTAGCTATTTCTGAAAGATTGAATTTAGAAAAAGCCGGAGTAAAATTAGATAACGTCCCCGCGAAAATTGTCTGGTTTAAAGATAAGTTATTACCCAAAGCCGTATTAGCAGTAATTGAGGATGATGTATGA
- a CDS encoding DEAD/DEAH box helicase family protein, with protein MARTPTLKFDRGTLILHPPPRGKGWMDYATWDDRVEKFRIPAMRYRALVEALQAEDVDFVDEAKEFYPVDLIPSMEMEPYPHQTEALAAWKLEGRQGVVVLPTAAGKTYLAQMAMQSTPRTTLIVVPTLDLMHQWYAHLVAAFPDAEVGLLGGGSRDRTAILVATYDSAAIHAESLGNKYALLVFDECHHLPTDFGRVIAEYAIAPYRLGLSATPERTDGKHADLNILIGPEVYRKRAEDLAGSALANHEIVQIKVKLSQHERERYNQLIQTRNDFLRQSKISLGSIQGWQMFVKMSARSPAGRRAMLAHREAKNIALGTDGKLRILANLLAEHFPERILIFTADNATVYSISEQLLIPAITHQTPVKERHEILTKFREGEYNTLVASHVLNEGVDVPAASVAIILSGTGSTREYVQRLGRVLRKGNVANKRAILYEVVAEDTSEEGTSARRRGVENEPPSRSVCPQGVSRQGRQGKRGSLQVVYGGGKVSTPKAAEQVEIKYSTDKNNVTDGFTESSPKRRGNNSEEVED; from the coding sequence ATGGCTCGCACCCCTACGTTAAAATTTGATCGCGGTACGTTAATTTTACATCCACCGCCACGGGGTAAGGGTTGGATGGATTATGCTACGTGGGATGATCGGGTGGAGAAGTTTCGCATTCCCGCTATGAGATATCGGGCTTTGGTGGAAGCACTACAAGCGGAAGATGTTGATTTTGTGGATGAGGCTAAGGAATTTTATCCGGTGGATTTAATTCCGAGTATGGAAATGGAGCCTTACCCCCACCAAACTGAGGCGTTAGCAGCTTGGAAGTTGGAGGGAAGACAGGGGGTTGTGGTGTTACCTACTGCGGCGGGAAAGACTTATTTGGCGCAAATGGCGATGCAATCTACACCGCGGACTACTTTAATTGTGGTTCCAACTTTGGATTTGATGCACCAGTGGTATGCTCATTTGGTAGCAGCGTTTCCTGATGCTGAGGTGGGTTTGTTGGGGGGTGGTTCACGCGATCGCACTGCAATATTAGTGGCGACTTATGATAGTGCGGCTATTCATGCGGAAAGCTTGGGAAATAAGTATGCTTTGCTGGTGTTTGATGAATGTCATCATTTACCTACGGATTTTGGGCGGGTAATTGCAGAATATGCGATCGCGCCTTATCGTTTAGGATTGTCAGCAACACCGGAACGCACTGATGGAAAACACGCTGATTTAAATATTCTCATTGGTCCGGAAGTCTATCGCAAACGCGCTGAGGATTTGGCGGGGAGTGCGTTGGCTAACCATGAAATTGTGCAAATCAAGGTGAAGTTATCACAGCATGAGCGAGAAAGATACAATCAATTAATTCAAACTCGCAATGATTTTTTACGCCAATCAAAGATTTCTTTGGGGAGTATTCAAGGTTGGCAAATGTTTGTGAAAATGAGTGCGCGATCGCCTGCTGGACGTAGGGCAATGTTAGCACATCGGGAAGCGAAAAACATTGCTTTGGGTACTGATGGGAAATTGCGAATTTTGGCGAATTTGTTGGCGGAACATTTCCCGGAAAGGATTCTAATTTTTACGGCTGATAATGCGACGGTTTACAGTATTTCTGAACAGTTATTAATTCCGGCGATTACTCATCAAACTCCTGTGAAGGAACGCCATGAAATTTTAACGAAGTTTCGGGAGGGGGAATACAATACTTTGGTGGCTTCTCATGTGTTGAATGAGGGGGTTGATGTTCCTGCTGCTTCTGTGGCGATTATTTTGTCGGGAACTGGTTCGACTAGGGAGTATGTTCAGCGTTTGGGGAGGGTGTTGAGAAAGGGGAATGTGGCTAATAAGCGGGCGATTTTGTATGAGGTGGTGGCTGAGGATACTAGTGAGGAGGGGACTTCGGCGCGACGGAGAGGGGTGGAAAACGAACCGCCTTCGCGCAGCGTATGCCCCCAGGGCGTTAGTCGCCAAGGTCGCCAAGGGAAGAGGGGGAGTTTACAGGTTGTTTATGGGGGTGGGAAGGTTAGTACTCCTAAAGCTGCGGAACAGGTAGAGATTAAGTATTCAACGGATAAGAACAATGTTACCGACGGATTTACTGAGTCATCGCCAAAACGGAGAGGAAATAATTCCGAAGAGGTTGAAGATTGA
- a CDS encoding cysteine desulfurase family protein codes for MQIYLDYSATTPTRTEAIAAMQTALNQQWGNPSSLHEWGQRAATMVEQARIQVAGLINAANPESIVFTAGGTEANNLAIMGIARLYTAPQHIIISQVEHSAISEPARLLEMWGWEVTRLGVDSKGRVNPLDLKAALQDNTVLVSVIYGQSEIGTVQPITELGNITQKHGVLFHTDAVQAAGRVPIDVQKLPVDLLSLSSHKIYGPQGAGALYVRPNIELVPLLGGGGQEMGLRSGTQAVPAIAGFGIAAELAAVELLREIPRLIKLRDRLFSHLADIPGLIPTGDRDHRLPHHVSFCLEHADGKKLSGKAVVRQMNLAGIGISAGSACHSGKLSPSPILLAMGYPESAALGGVRLTLGRETTEADVDWVAMVFKQVLQRLIC; via the coding sequence ATGCAAATATATTTAGATTACAGCGCCACTACTCCCACTCGCACAGAAGCGATCGCCGCTATGCAAACAGCCCTCAATCAACAATGGGGCAATCCTTCTAGTTTACATGAGTGGGGACAACGCGCCGCCACAATGGTAGAACAAGCCAGAATCCAAGTTGCGGGTTTAATTAATGCGGCTAATCCAGAATCTATAGTTTTTACGGCTGGTGGTACAGAAGCCAATAATTTAGCAATTATGGGCATTGCCAGATTGTATACTGCGCCGCAACATATAATTATTTCCCAGGTTGAACATTCCGCTATTTCGGAACCAGCGCGGTTATTGGAAATGTGGGGTTGGGAAGTGACGCGTTTGGGTGTGGATAGCAAAGGTAGAGTTAACCCTCTGGATTTAAAAGCCGCATTGCAAGATAACACTGTTTTAGTTTCGGTGATTTACGGACAAAGTGAAATCGGTACAGTCCAACCAATTACCGAATTAGGAAATATTACACAAAAACATGGGGTTTTATTTCACACAGATGCAGTCCAAGCTGCGGGACGTGTACCCATAGATGTGCAAAAATTACCAGTAGATTTACTCAGCCTTTCCAGTCATAAGATATATGGACCCCAAGGGGCTGGGGCGTTGTATGTGCGTCCGAATATCGAATTAGTGCCTTTGTTAGGTGGTGGTGGACAAGAAATGGGATTGCGTTCGGGGACTCAAGCTGTACCTGCGATCGCCGGTTTTGGAATTGCTGCGGAATTAGCTGCCGTAGAATTACTGAGGGAAATACCCCGGTTAATCAAGTTGCGCGATCGCCTATTTTCTCACTTAGCAGATATTCCTGGTTTAATCCCCACAGGCGATCGCGATCATCGTTTACCTCATCATGTGAGTTTCTGTCTAGAACACGCTGATGGTAAAAAACTCAGTGGTAAAGCTGTAGTGAGACAAATGAATCTGGCTGGTATTGGTATTAGTGCCGGTTCCGCCTGTCACAGTGGTAAACTTAGCCCTAGTCCTATCCTCTTAGCAATGGGTTATCCGGAATCAGCTGCTTTGGGAGGGGTGCGCTTGACTTTGGGGCGTGAGACTACGGAGGCTGATGTTGATTGGGTGGCGATGGTGTTTAAGCAAGTTTTGCAGAGGCTGATCTGCTGA
- a CDS encoding DUF655 domain-containing protein — translation MQMFPQRKYFVIFFLVLAIAACQKIPPKNQLLAALPQDPLVQVYFNHSQASEYKEPYRPQTRPGDNLEEQIINTISQAKTTVDIAIQELRLPKISQALTERQKAGVKVRVILENNYSRPWSSLTPDEVQKLAPREQARYQEFHDFVDLNQDNQLSPEEINQRDALIILHNAKIPWIDDRADGSAGSNLMHHKFVIVDNRWVIKTSANFTLSDVHGDYTNFSSLGNANNFLLIDSPELAILFTEEFNIMWGDGPGGQPDSRFGIQKPMRSPKTITLGETKITVHFSPTSPTQPWYQSSNGLIGKTLDSATTSIDMALFVFSEQRLANILKIRHQNNVSIRALIDSQFAYRYYSEGLDMMGIALSNDCKYDVDNNPWQKPLTTVGVPTLAKGDLLHHKFGVIDQKTVITGSHNWSKVANNGNDETLLIVENPTIAAHYVREFSRLYDDAKLGVPPSVQTKIVAEGKKCPQIITQTSSKSLESKPVNINTATIEELVTLPGVGKKLAQKIIVARQQQKFTSLQDLARVSGISTKMTEKWRDRVIW, via the coding sequence GTGCAGATGTTTCCGCAACGAAAATATTTCGTGATTTTTTTTCTAGTTCTCGCCATAGCAGCTTGTCAAAAAATCCCACCCAAAAATCAGCTTCTAGCAGCCTTACCACAAGATCCATTAGTTCAAGTTTACTTTAACCACTCCCAAGCTTCAGAATACAAAGAACCTTACCGCCCGCAAACTCGCCCTGGGGATAACTTAGAAGAACAGATTATCAATACTATTTCTCAAGCTAAAACTACAGTAGATATAGCCATTCAAGAATTGCGTTTACCTAAAATTTCTCAAGCATTAACAGAGAGACAAAAAGCGGGTGTGAAAGTGAGGGTAATTTTAGAAAATAATTACAGTCGCCCTTGGAGTAGTTTAACACCCGATGAAGTACAGAAGTTAGCTCCTAGAGAACAAGCCCGTTATCAAGAATTTCATGATTTTGTAGATCTGAACCAAGATAATCAACTCAGCCCAGAAGAAATTAATCAACGCGATGCCTTAATAATTTTACACAATGCCAAAATTCCCTGGATAGATGATCGTGCTGATGGTTCAGCCGGTAGTAATTTGATGCACCACAAATTTGTGATTGTCGATAATCGTTGGGTAATTAAAACTTCAGCTAATTTTACTTTAAGTGATGTTCATGGTGATTATACAAATTTTAGCAGTTTAGGAAATGCCAATAATTTTTTACTAATTGATAGCCCAGAATTAGCTATTTTATTTACTGAAGAATTCAATATTATGTGGGGTGATGGTCCAGGAGGTCAGCCAGACAGTAGATTTGGCATCCAAAAACCAATGCGATCGCCTAAAACTATCACATTAGGTGAAACCAAAATCACTGTACATTTTTCGCCTACTTCTCCCACCCAACCTTGGTATCAATCTAGTAACGGTTTAATCGGAAAAACTTTAGATTCTGCCACTACATCTATTGACATGGCATTATTTGTCTTTTCCGAACAGCGTCTTGCTAATATTCTCAAAATCCGGCATCAAAATAATGTTTCCATTCGGGCTTTGATTGATTCACAATTTGCTTATCGTTACTATAGTGAAGGTCTAGATATGATGGGAATAGCGCTGAGTAATGATTGTAAATATGACGTAGATAATAATCCTTGGCAAAAGCCTCTGACTACTGTCGGTGTACCTACCTTAGCTAAAGGTGATTTATTGCATCATAAATTTGGCGTAATTGATCAAAAAACAGTTATTACAGGTTCTCACAATTGGTCGAAAGTTGCCAATAATGGTAACGATGAAACACTGTTAATAGTAGAAAATCCAACGATTGCAGCCCATTATGTGCGTGAATTTTCTCGTCTTTATGACGATGCTAAACTTGGTGTACCACCATCAGTTCAGACAAAAATTGTCGCAGAAGGAAAAAAGTGTCCTCAGATTATAACTCAGACATCCAGCAAGTCTCTAGAAAGTAAACCAGTAAATATCAATACAGCAACTATAGAAGAATTGGTCACGCTTCCGGGAGTAGGTAAAAAATTAGCACAGAAAATCATAGTTGCTCGTCAGCAGCAAAAGTTTACATCTCTACAAGATTTAGCCAGAGTGTCAGGTATTAGCACTAAAATGACAGAAAAATGGCGCGATCGCGTGATTTGGTGA
- a CDS encoding choice-of-anchor L family PEP-CTERM protein, whose protein sequence is MNSLTKFLSQSAFTLVGLGLATVPANALTVTPTSDPITLANGIFGSDVNVFAVRYSGAPEASGTFTSGFEAIGIDTGLILTTGSAKGAEGPNSTFLPRNPGVNNNLTGDLNLDTLTPSSTLDATILEIDFFTTGSGEISFDYVFASEEYPASSTSSLSFADVFGFFLDETNIALLPDGTPVSVTNVNGGSPLGTNAVNTSFFINNPVGSAGTEYNGFTTVLTAQATGLVANQNYTLKLAIADVGTAFVDSAVFIKAGTLTGGPVDPVDPVDPVDPVDPVDPVQSVPEPTTILGLLALGAFGANTELKRKQQQKAIARL, encoded by the coding sequence ATGAACTCATTGACAAAATTTTTGTCACAAAGCGCATTCACATTGGTAGGTTTAGGTCTAGCCACAGTTCCGGCTAACGCCCTGACGGTCACTCCAACGAGCGACCCTATCACTTTAGCTAACGGAATTTTTGGTAGTGATGTCAATGTTTTTGCTGTTAGATACTCAGGCGCACCTGAAGCTTCTGGTACTTTCACTAGCGGCTTTGAGGCAATTGGAATAGATACCGGTCTAATTTTGACTACTGGTAGCGCTAAGGGTGCAGAAGGACCAAATAGCACTTTTTTGCCCAGAAACCCAGGAGTGAATAACAATTTAACAGGGGATCTCAACTTAGATACGTTGACTCCTTCCTCTACTCTGGATGCCACTATTCTCGAAATTGATTTCTTTACCACAGGCAGCGGTGAGATATCATTCGACTACGTTTTTGCATCAGAAGAATACCCCGCATCTAGCACAAGTAGTTTGAGTTTCGCTGACGTATTTGGTTTCTTCTTGGATGAAACAAATATTGCCTTACTTCCTGATGGGACACCAGTTTCAGTCACGAACGTGAATGGTGGTAGTCCATTAGGTACTAATGCTGTCAACACATCGTTTTTTATCAACAACCCAGTAGGTAGTGCCGGCACTGAATATAATGGTTTTACCACAGTGTTAACTGCTCAAGCTACAGGACTAGTTGCAAACCAGAACTATACACTTAAACTGGCAATTGCAGACGTAGGTACTGCTTTTGTGGATTCTGCTGTGTTTATTAAAGCTGGTACTTTAACTGGCGGTCCAGTTGATCCAGTTGATCCAGTTGATCCAGTCGATCCAGTTGATCCAGTCGATCCAGTACAAAGTGTTCCTGAACCAACTACTATTTTGGGTCTCTTGGCATTGGGTGCCTTTGGTGCTAATACCGAGTTAAAGCGTAAACAACAACAGAAAGCTATTGCTCGCCTGTAA